The following proteins are encoded in a genomic region of Peromyscus maniculatus bairdii isolate BWxNUB_F1_BW_parent chromosome 12, HU_Pman_BW_mat_3.1, whole genome shotgun sequence:
- the Atp5po gene encoding ATP synthase peripheral stalk subunit OSCP, mitochondrial has protein sequence MSTFPRKPSGHAGGARVRSGAFGFDLEPPGEKMAAPAVSGLSRQVRSFSTSVVRPFAKLVRPPVQVYGIEGRYATALYSAASKQNKLDQVEKELLRVGQLLKDPKMSLAVLNPYIKRSIKVKSLKDISTKEKFSPLTANLMSLLAENGRLGNTQGVISAFSTIMSVHRGEVPCSVTTASPLEDAVLSELKTVLNSFLRQGQILKLEVKTDPSIMGGMIVRIGEKYVDMSTKSKILKLGKAMRDLL, from the exons ATGAGTACATTTCCCAGAAAGCCGAGCGGTCACGCCGGCGGCGCGCGCGTGCGCTCTGGCGCCTTTGGGTTTGACCTAGAGCCGCCCGGGGAAAAGATGGCCGCGCCAGCCGTGTCCGGGCTGTCCCGACAG GTGCGGAGCTTCAGTACGTCTGTGGTCAGGCCATTTGCCAAGCTCGTGAGG CCCCCTGTGCAGGTGTACGGCATCGAGGGACGTTATGCCACCGCCCTTTACTCTGCGGCATCCAAACAGAATAAGCTGGACCaggtggagaaggagctgctgcgTGTGGGG CAACTCCTGAAGGATCCCAAGATGTCTCTTGCTGTTCTGAATCCCTACATCAAGCGCTCCATCAAAGTGAAAAGTCTGAAGGATATCTCAACAAAGGAAAAGTTCTCTCCCCTGACAGCCAACCTCATGA GCTTACTCGCTGAAAACGGTCGCCTGGGCAATACCCAGGGAGTCATCTCTGCCTTCTCCACCATCATGAGTGTCCACCGTGGAGAAGTGCCCTGCTCGGTGACCACGGCGTCT CCTTTAGAAGACGCTGTTCTCTCCGAGCTGAAGACGGTGCTGAATAGCTTCCTGCGGCAAGGCCAAATATTGAAACTGGAGGTGAAG ACTGACCCGTCAATCATGGGTGGGATGATCGTCCGAATTGGGGAGAAATACGTCGATATGTCCACAAAGTCCAAGATTCTGAAGCTCGGCAAGGCCATGCGGGACTTGCTCTGA